A stretch of Ranitomeya variabilis isolate aRanVar5 chromosome 3, aRanVar5.hap1, whole genome shotgun sequence DNA encodes these proteins:
- the PLEKHB1 gene encoding pleckstrin homology domain-containing family B member 1, whose product MALVKSGWLWRQSSVLRRWKKQWFDLWMDGALVYYPDDSRRSKEERILLRNNCVTVRAGQECGDIPPPDGSNQESLLTIDMRDHCRLLLCAESEDDAVAWKFALLDAGSQPVYVYNPYDDSYQTVPVNSHHGCYGPGYGHGVTHVIIRDRRSTLGEHMAVGFLSGALVSSALNSFIWMPCWF is encoded by the exons ATGGCTTTGGTGAAGAGCGGGTGGCTCTGGAGGCAAA GTTCGGTTTTGCGCCGATGGAAGAAGCAGTGGTTTGACCTCTGGATGGACGGCGCACTGGTCTACTACCCGGATGATAGCCGCCGAAGCAAGGAGGAGCGCATCCTACTGAGAAACAACTGTGTGACTGTCAGGGCCGGGCAAGAGTGTGGAG ATATTCCGCCTCCGGACGGAAGTAACCAGGAATCATTACTAACAATAGATATgagggatcactgcaggctgttacTGTGCGCAGAGAGCGAGGACGACGCAGT cGCTTGGAAGTTTGCGTTGCTGGACGCAGGATCCCAGCCG GTGTACGTATATAATCCGTACGATGACAGCTACCAGACGGTTCCAGTAAACTCCCATCACGGCTGCTACGGCCCCGGCTACG GTCACGGTGTGACGCACGTTATCATCAGAGACAGACGCAGCACTTTGGGGGAGCACATGGCGGTGGGCTTCCTGTCTGGAGCCCTCGTCTCCTctgccctcaattccttcatctggaTGCCTTGCTGGTTTTAG